In Desulfosudis oleivorans Hxd3, the DNA window TTCGGCAGTGCCAAGATCTCCACCATCTATCAACTTTTTTATTATCGAAGAACTGGTTTCATCTAAACTACTCCTTTTTAGTTTATCTATAATGCTTTTTGTCTTTCCCTTTTTATATTCATCAAGTTGTAGTTGTACTTTGGTGAGTCTCGAATAAATTTCAGGAAAGAAGGTTATGCCTTCTATGTCAATCAGTTCAATTTGCGATCTCGCTTCTGCATATTGATCTTCGGTTAACAGGTTCTGAGCCACCGCTTCGCCAATCAGCTTTTCAGTATAAGCGATTTTGTCTTTTAGCTTTAATCTGTGTTCTTCAATTGATTCATTTCTTTTCTCATCCAAGGCATCATTATCTAATTTCTTTAAAATTGATTTGTCATATTTAAGAATTAAAAGGGTTCTATCATGTTCCCCTTTTTCGCAACAGTAGGAGAAAATATCCTCCCAATCCGTTTCATTTTTTTTCTCCATTTCCACAATTTCAGATATTATTTCTTTTGGTGAATTAAAATTTATTGGGTCAAAGTATTCGTCCAGTCGAACTGAAGGCATGCGAAGCAAATCATGATTTAATATTAATGCTGTTGTAACCTCCTCGTCCATATCCAAAGATTTTTTCCCATCAAAGAAGGCTTGAACGTGTAAAATGGCAGATTTGAAAACACTGATTCCACTAGTCATATAAAGAGAGTTATTATAGTTTTTTTCATAATTTTCTAATTCCCCAATAGCCCTTGAACTGTGACGTTCAAAGGTCTTTTTAAGCTTATCAACTTGTTCTGTAAACCAATCCTGATTTTTGCCCTGTTGCTCGTCATTAAGTGTAAGCCATTGCCTTGCGTAACCGAAAGCGTCACTTGCATGGCTAATAAGTTGTGTTAATCCTCTCCCGGTAATCTCTTTTTTCACTCGAGTTTTTCTGACAGCTTTGTTCGTTTCATTGATTTGGAGTTTAAGGGCCTGCTCGTTTGAATTTTGAATTAATAGTCGCCTGACATTTTCTATTTGAGAAAGATCGTTTTCGCAAACCGGTTTAATAATCTGTGATATTAGTCCGTCAGACTTCTGCCATGCGATCCACACTTGGGTTGCGGGTTGATACATCATCACCCTTCTCGCTGCCTGGTCATACCATTGCGAAGCATCATCAATTAAGTTATCAAGCTGTTTCTTTCGGGCCGCTTGATTATCAATGAGGCCCAGATTTGAAAGACTTAGTGGGTGCCCTAAATTCCCAAATTCAATAATATCCTGCCAGATCTGATATGTATGAGGCCGTTCGCCCTTGAATCGAATGCTTTTCAATAATGCGGCAGCCCCTGTAGCAGGAGCAATCATTGCTGGCCTTAACATGGCGCCGGCAATTAAAAATCGCATCCCGTTTTTCCAATCATCAGGGCCTTTGAAAATTGATTCATCAAAATTCTGGGCTAATTGTTCCAGCCTAGGGGCTATTGGGCCGAAACCGTGTCTGAGATATCGAGATAGGGAGATAAACTCAATTAACCAAGACGGAACAACTTTTATTTTTTCATCATGATCATTTGATTCAAGATATCGTGCTATCCAATATGCTGGGGATAGCCTGTTTTCTTTAATCTCTGCCCACAGCAGCTCTGTAAGACCTGCGTTAAATTTACTGCTATCTTGAGACTGGAGTTGTGCAGCAATTTCCCAGAAGGGTCTGGACTCCGCACAATTTTCATTTTTCTGTACTGGTTCTTCGTTAATCTCATCAGACCCACTTTCAATGTCAGTTTCTACATTCTCTTCATTCTCTTCATCTTGCCCGATCAACTCATCGTCTTCGAGGCCATCTTCAAGATCGAGTTTGCCCCCCTGCTCTTCGATTGGCTCTTCATCTTCAAGCTCTGCTAAGGGAGGGGCTAAAGCCACTACCTCCTCAAATACCTCTTCATTTGTAAGGTCGGAATTCCCATCTATGATATCTGGCCCCTCTACTTCATCATCAACAGAGGCTTTACTATCTTTATCAGTAGTTATATCGGTGACTGATGTTTTTCTTAATGTCCTGTCTATAATGCCAAAATGTTCATCTATGCTGTTTTGTAATTTATCTCTGTTTCCCCGGGCAAGCTTCTCTTCTTTCAGGTCGGCAAAAGTTGTAGGCCACGGCTCCATAATTTGTGTAAGTTCTTCGCGCAAGCTTCTCATTAGTTCAATAATTTTATCAATATTCTCCTGCTCGCATACAGAAGCTTCCCATTGATTCGCAGCATCGGCTCTTCCGATATAAGCAAGGCCTTGCTCGCAATTACTTGTAAACTCTACCAGCGCTTCATTAAGTTGTTCGATAGTTGCCCCATGGTGCTCTGTTTTTAAACTCAGAATTTCTTTAGCGGTACTTATAAAGTTGTCTAGAGCGTTCCATTCATCTGAGTCAGGTGGTAATTCATTTAATCTATCTATAATGTTCGCCCAGAAATTAGGCAGGCCTATATGGTTGGGTTCGGTCTCATTATCATCCGAATTTCCAATGTATTCACTCTCAATGTTATTAAATAAAAAAACAGTACAAAGCAGTAACTCCACAAATTCTTCGGAAGAGCATTTATGCATTATCCTGAAGTCATTCACAAGTGCGATAAAAGCTTCAGGCCGGTCGCCTTTTATCATGGCTTCTAATATTAAACTGCATTGATCCGGTTTGATTTTATTGTAAAAAGCATTTGCTTGATCGATTTGAGGCTGGTGTAAATCTACCCAAAATTCCATAATCGTTAAAAAAATTTCTTCGTTCTGCCAGTAATGAATTTTACTTATCAGGTTGATAACAGCTCGCACAGGAGCTTTCCCTTGTCTGTAACCATCTATCTTGAGGGAATTTAGAAGGCAGCGAAACTTTTTACCTGATTCCGATTGATTGTCGCTCAAGTTGTCAGCAAGTTGGTGGAGAATCGCTTCTCTAAGCTCATTATTTTTATCAAGTCCCATGACCTTCAAAATCATTTCGATTGATATTCCATCTTGGGGCCGGAGATATTTCATATAACCTCCACTCATCGTTTTTAATATTCTATGAAAAGATAAACATTTCATCCATTCTTTCGTAATTGATTCGCAAGTTTTCCAAATTCAGCTCCATACATTGGATGAATCAAGATCATTCTACGCCAACCAATTATTTCTGATAGAGCTATAACTTTATCTTTTGAACATTTGTCCCATGAATTAAAACCTTTAACTTCAAAATAGACCACATTTTTTGGATCATACCAATCAGGAATGTAGATTCTTTCTTGATTCTCTCCGGCATAAAACATTTTTATTCCATGAGGCTCGTAAAGCATGCCTGTCCACCCCCAAGAAATCTTCATTACCTCTATTACGTCCACCTCATAGGAAGATCTAAATTTTTCATTCAATAAATTTGAAAAAACTGTTGGTTCTTTATCTACTACTATTCTCAAATCACTCGGGTTACACCGATACTTTGATAGGCGGTTATCGGCAGCATAGTTACCTTCTCTAATCATATCAAACCAATCTTGAAGTCTTTCACCTCCATGATTGTCCGAGTCATCGAATACGGCAAAAGCTTTTATCGGATTGACGACCATGGAATTACCAAGTCGAAAAATTTCTTTCCAGGGCTCCTTATCTATCAAATTTGGATCAGCATCGATTTCATTTTCACTTGTATAGCAAAATGAAAGAGGATCGAATTTTTCGACAAACTTTTTAAGGTGTTCGATACAACAAAATTGGGGGCCTATGCGGAACTCCCTAAACTTTTCATCGAAATGAAATGGTTTTTGGCAAAAAGCACAGGTCTGGGATCTATGCATGGCATATTCCTTTTAAATGATTATGGTATAATGCATACATGGTTCATTATATTGATTTTGCGTGCTTTTGTATAACGTGGATATATCGCTACGGTAATTCCCCCAAATTTGAACTACTATCAGGACAGGGTTTGTTTTGTCAATAATAAATAGCTCTTTTGTTATAAGTTATAAAACTCGGCTTGTAAATCATTCTGTATTTTTTATCTATTTGCGTATGATGCTGTTGCGCCTCAATTAAAGAGACAATGTATCAGGTCATGCAATGCTGAAAAAGCGACCTGCCGGGGAACCCACATAAGCAGGCCGTCTTCGATTTAATATGTTCCTCGAGCGGCGTTTTTGAGGGAAGCATTGTGTATGCCAGATGGTCGACACCCCCCACACGGCCGATATCCCGCCTCTATTGCCTCTTCCCTATCCTGGAAAACAGCCGTACAGTTTTTACAATTAAAATGTTTACAGGCCGGCTGATGAAACACCATGGAACTGGTATTACCGTGATAAGTCACCTCTTGGTTCTTGCTGGTGTCTTTGTTCTTTTCAGCTGAACTTCCCCGTACACCCCGCCTGAAATCCCAGGGTGGAACCGGGTTTGGATGACTCCAGAGACCTATCCCCTTCTCCCGTGCGGCCTGCTCAAAGCCATTCCAGGCGCTGCAGAAAGACTTTTTACAATACTGCGGATATACCCAGGCATAACCGGCTTGTACCATGGCCTGGTTCACATCAAGGTCGTTATAAAACACTTGGCCTACATTTCTGCCATATCTGTCAGTGTCATGGACGATAACCCTCAC includes these proteins:
- a CDS encoding ATP-binding protein — protein: MKYLRPQDGISIEMILKVMGLDKNNELREAILHQLADNLSDNQSESGKKFRCLLNSLKIDGYRQGKAPVRAVINLISKIHYWQNEEIFLTIMEFWVDLHQPQIDQANAFYNKIKPDQCSLILEAMIKGDRPEAFIALVNDFRIMHKCSSEEFVELLLCTVFLFNNIESEYIGNSDDNETEPNHIGLPNFWANIIDRLNELPPDSDEWNALDNFISTAKEILSLKTEHHGATIEQLNEALVEFTSNCEQGLAYIGRADAANQWEASVCEQENIDKIIELMRSLREELTQIMEPWPTTFADLKEEKLARGNRDKLQNSIDEHFGIIDRTLRKTSVTDITTDKDSKASVDDEVEGPDIIDGNSDLTNEEVFEEVVALAPPLAELEDEEPIEEQGGKLDLEDGLEDDELIGQDEENEENVETDIESGSDEINEEPVQKNENCAESRPFWEIAAQLQSQDSSKFNAGLTELLWAEIKENRLSPAYWIARYLESNDHDEKIKVVPSWLIEFISLSRYLRHGFGPIAPRLEQLAQNFDESIFKGPDDWKNGMRFLIAGAMLRPAMIAPATGAAALLKSIRFKGERPHTYQIWQDIIEFGNLGHPLSLSNLGLIDNQAARKKQLDNLIDDASQWYDQAARRVMMYQPATQVWIAWQKSDGLISQIIKPVCENDLSQIENVRRLLIQNSNEQALKLQINETNKAVRKTRVKKEITGRGLTQLISHASDAFGYARQWLTLNDEQQGKNQDWFTEQVDKLKKTFERHSSRAIGELENYEKNYNNSLYMTSGISVFKSAILHVQAFFDGKKSLDMDEEVTTALILNHDLLRMPSVRLDEYFDPINFNSPKEIISEIVEMEKKNETDWEDIFSYCCEKGEHDRTLLILKYDKSILKKLDNDALDEKRNESIEEHRLKLKDKIAYTEKLIGEAVAQNLLTEDQYAEARSQIELIDIEGITFFPEIYSRLTKVQLQLDEYKKGKTKSIIDKLKRSSLDETSSSIIKKLIDGGDLGTAEEFLEMAESGEALPDHDAGTDDPFCIFFPKFINEFGQWMEDKGQPKKIISNIDRGQSFGPVKLSVIRGAQLSQASDSVRIWLDGKRTKKINRYDIKIVLTWLGFNILNVVDSDKSSSDRQWFKVKMETIRDGCPISAYGSDAKGNFRLLCVHGRPPEDQVVQQVAIKSEDGPCIVFYFGRMTERQFRDLSLSARKHNSDALFIDESGFFFMLGQRGAKLETLFQITLPFTAHNPYKPFATGNIPPEMFYGRSNEMQSIMDPHGACFIYGGRQLGKSALLRAVERKFYRPQSSHFAFFLDLKVEGLGESRPIDDIWQMLHRQLVRLGILQSQYNRKTSPDGLIEELIGWAESDDQKRLLVLLDEADHLLDEDAKKNFPIFTFIKKIMDYTTRRVKFIFAGLHNVQRFSRIPNQPLAHLGAPICIGPLLNNGEWREATNLIARPLNALGYRFEPHFLVNRILGHTNYQPSLIQLFCESLVKYLSNPAAAKFDQKLSPPFIITEKHVDDVYLNTQLRKTIKERFELTLNLDPRYRFIAFVIANGTIDRDDPSGRGFSVPWVTQEVNHWWPRGFADSSGIDDIRGLLDEMTGLGVLSKTKDERYRLRSSNVLRLLGNQEDIEHTLLSSDSWELPQKFHTSIYRRAGKGKNTIRRSPVTGDQESDLLYRENGIRLVFGSRALGVEDLQEYIEIARPDSPTGAISASMPVTIKDVNEFLTRLSRVLNDKKNGLNLIFIPPGTPFSELWVNEAARKLNALRSSTAICRLFFIFDPDSLLAWLKISKANRPENKLNNVQITSLKRWSESTVERWLNELALAPNNPTQREIIMSQTGGWPMLLYRFAELNLQRNVAWEKALDEVSSTLEQEDERGKFLNSVGLSKGTIQYKFMKNWAEIKEPLAPEDIIGLFDGFDEDQADCLLSYGEHLSICKPAKGNKWQQEALLAKLLRLE
- a CDS encoding PDDEXK family nuclease yields the protein MHRSQTCAFCQKPFHFDEKFREFRIGPQFCCIEHLKKFVEKFDPLSFCYTSENEIDADPNLIDKEPWKEIFRLGNSMVVNPIKAFAVFDDSDNHGGERLQDWFDMIREGNYAADNRLSKYRCNPSDLRIVVDKEPTVFSNLLNEKFRSSYEVDVIEVMKISWGWTGMLYEPHGIKMFYAGENQERIYIPDWYDPKNVVYFEVKGFNSWDKCSKDKVIALSEIIGWRRMILIHPMYGAEFGKLANQLRKNG
- a CDS encoding thermonuclease family protein, with translation MKAFRLYRLVVVTVALFLWFTTAAFSETVITGKVVGIADGDTITVLQDKTQYKIRLYGIDCPESHQNFGTRAKQFVSDLIFNKDVRVIVHDTDRYGRNVGQVFYNDLDVNQAMVQAGYAWVYPQYCKKSFCSAWNGFEQAAREKGIGLWSHPNPVPPWDFRRGVRGSSAEKNKDTSKNQEVTYHGNTSSMVFHQPACKHFNCKNCTAVFQDREEAIEAGYRPCGGCRPSGIHNASLKNAARGTY